agaatttgaaagcTTGAGTTCCACAACTTCAACAAATGGCATATGCTTCCAAACAGAAAAGGAACACACatctgttttttctttatctgAAGTACGAATGTTCTAGACCAATTGTAgattttaaccaaattattcTTCACAGTTGATGatgtaaaattgtaaatatgaaAAGTAGTCAGCAAGGTGAGATTTTGCATTATTTCACATGAACGGAAGCACACAAATttgctaaatttaaatattgctCGGCTGACAATTCCATGAAGTCCATATTCATATTTCATAGCAAAAACTATAAGttagactaaaaaaatattaattactgtaaaaaaaaattaacattaactaGTACGCTGAAAACATTGTTAACATTCAGGGAATGAAGCTGATAGGTTGGAAAATAGTGTTGAGCACAATGAAAATGTTTACTCTTCGATAAATTCAGACTGAATGATCCTCATCTGGTAGTTTAAGATAAAACAAGGAAGCTCAATATATTCCATCCAAAGCAAAAAGCTTCGCCCCCTTGGTCAGCGCTAACAACAATAAAGTCATTGAAAAGGCTTGACAAAAGATCGTAACCCGAGTCCAACATGAAGAATTCTAAAACACAAACATCACAGGCTCCCAATATTCCTAACCGCAGTCATTTTCTAAAATACCACCAAAGGtatacaaaaccaaaatttgatttatattgtGAAAATTAATCATATAGTGTTGCACCCTAAAAGAGTATGTTAGAATACATCATGCGCAGATATAATTTAGCACGCATAGTCATGCATAAAAGAGCTGGACACTTACCTGCATACCTTCAACCCCACTGATTCCAACACCAATGTCAGCTTCTTGAATCATGCCAACATCATTTGCACCATCACCAATGGCCAAAGTGGTCTTCCCAGTTCCTTCTTTCACTAGCCTTGTAACCTGACTCCAAAGGAATAAGGGATTAGAACACAACAAAGCAgtatacattttataattatactcGTACACTTGATAAAGAGATTgagattaaattagattaagATAAAATCTACCTACAGAAGCATTTAAGTAACAATATTTCACAACAGAACTCCATACCCGATCTTTCCCATATAACATCAACATATATGCATACagttgtcaatgttttttcacTCGAATTATTGACAGTAGCATCATTTATAGTGATCCATTATTGAGATGCAGTATAAACTATTAGAGTAGATCTTACAAAGGAATcgatgaaaaaggaaaaagttctTACTAGTGCTTTTTGCTTTGGAGACACACGACAACAAATAACAGACGCACAGCCGACAGCCAGTCCCAAAAATTGGAGTTTGACATCATCTTCTAAAGCATACGTTAGAGTTTTCCCATCAATAATTAATGCAAATGCAGCATGTGGATCCTTTTCTAGCTTTATCATTTGCGAGGCATTGGTGATTTGATTCAAGATGTTACCTTTGATGACCTGAGGGGTTACAAGAGCCAGGCCTAATATCAGATGAAACTCATGTCTATTAGTGAGTTTCTCTACTATCTCAATGAAAAAACTACCTCTTTCGAATCATTGGTTTCTGAATTCATTGTGATACAGATTTGCCTCATGCCCTGTCGAAGTAAACTACAAGCAAATCTGCAGAGAACAGAAACAGAAGTTTCACAAAATTCAATTACACAAGCATTTTCAAGTAACTTGACAAATAAATTCAGAACAAAAATGGGATGGTGTTATGTGGTTAAATAATTTGCAGAGGACAGACCCAATGTTGATTGCAGTTTCCATCTTATCCCCAGTCAATACCCAGATCTTTAGACCAGCTTGAGCAAGTTTGTCAATGCATTGAGGCACCTGATGAGAACAAAATGTTGAGGCAAAGAGCGAAGCaagaagatattttattttgactGTATAAATAACGAAACAACCTACCCCTTTCTGTAGTTTATCCTCTACAGCAGTAGCGCCAACAAGTATCAACTCTCTTTCCATAACATCTGAAACCTGATCAAGCATTGCCTCTCTGTCAGCTCCAACAGCTGTTTTGGCCTTCTGAAACTTGTTATTCCAATCAGAGTACTCTTGGTCGTCAAGCTCTCTATAGGCCAAGGCTAGTGTTCTCAAGCCAGCTTCTCCATATTCATTCAAATGTCTAGTAGTAGCGTCCAAATACATTTTTCCATTCTTAGACAGTCGATCAAATATGATGCTGCACAATCAAGCAAGAAAGTAATGGATGCGAAGCTTACACAGGGAAATCAAAAGTATCTATACTAAGACAGCATATGCGTATTTTCACAACAAACTTTTTCTGGAAGCAAAGAGTTGTTGTGATTACATAGTATGCTCGTAGAATATAAACTCCAATCATGAAAAGGATTTTAATTATTCCATTGTGGAAACTGATAGAAGGTCATACTTGATCATTAACACCATCAGTTCAGCTGAGCCGACAAtattaaagacaaaaaacaCATGAATATGCTAACCTGTCAGCTCCTTTGCAAAAAAGAATGATGTTTCCCTCCTCGTCACGCACAATCACTGACATGCGCTTCCTTTTGCTAGTAAAGTCCAGcagattcaaaattttatattctctGTATAACTCAAACAAAACACCAAAATAAATAAGcatacaaataaaaagtaaGAATTATGACATcacaaaagaaataatttaaaagcaaATGTCAGAACAGCACCCTTCTCATAAAGAAAACAGGAAAAGGATAAGCGTGGTAGAGTTTGTTGTGAACAACCATCTCACCTTTGAACCAATTGTCCTGAGGCAGAAAATCTTTCGCGGATGACAACACTTGATTGAGTTCTCctataaaattcaaaaccaaattcTCTGGCTGCTACTAGAAAAGCCCCTTCATCAGGTGACTCGGCCTCATAAGTACAAATGTCAGTCTCCTCATTTAGTTCAGGGATGGCCGTATGACAAATTGCTAATATCCGGAAAAACAGTAAAAGGACATTGGCATTTGGTTCTTTCATCCAGTTACCATTCATAAGGCGATCATCTTCGAAACCAAATCCCTTTATGGAAGTCCTTTGATCTTGATCTTCATCATTCTTGGAATTAGCAACAATCCCCAGTTCAGATTCTTCATCTACAGTAATATTTTCCCATGGCACTTTACTCTCCTTAGGAATGGAAAAATTAGACATATCCATGTCCGGCTCCTCAAGATCAGAAGCCATCTGCTTTGCTGCAGCAAGTTCAACCTCACTGGAACGAACACCATATGCAGTACCGGCAATGGAGCACTTCAAAAAGTCCATCTGGTTGCAAGTTAAAGTGCCAGTTTTATCAGAGAGGATGGTATCTACCTGACCCAACTCTTCATTCAAATTTGATGTCCGTGCTTCAGCTGGAGTTCCAGTTTCATCATCATACATTTGAATGTCTTGGTCAATGAAGGTTGCCTGTAATACCTTGACAACCTCAATTGAAACATAGAGCGAGATAGGAATCAAATATCCATAGAGAATGAGTGCAGTAATCAGATGGCTCATCCCAGCCAATCCGATTTTCCCAGGATCAAACTGATATTCAATATTGTCAGGCCGTAAATACCACCAAGTTGGGGCTTGGTATTTGGTCTTTGCAACAAATCCTATTGAACTAATAAAAGATATCAATATAAGGACAGTGAAAAGTGTATATATGATATAGTCCATCTTCTTTTCTATTGTGCTTCTCTTTGAAGGGGATTTTGTAGAATTCTGCATGACTTTGCTGTCATGTCCAGTGAAAATGACCACTCCATAAACATGATCAGTGTTCCTAAGCTTCGAATCTCTGAGGAGAATTTGACTAGGATCAAGAGGATAAACCTGATTTTCATGCTCAAAGTTCCCAATAAAAGTGTAAAGATTGGGATTTGGATCTTCACAAAATATTGTTGCAGAGAAATCCTTAAAAGCCTCGTCGTTATCCAGAAACAAGGTAGCCTCCAAAGATCTCTTCACCTTCAAGTTGGTCTCTCCATCTAAATTCATTGTCTCCACATAGCATATTCCATCCT
This region of Vigna unguiculata cultivar IT97K-499-35 chromosome 5, ASM411807v1, whole genome shotgun sequence genomic DNA includes:
- the LOC114185980 gene encoding probable phospholipid-transporting ATPase 4 — protein: MARGRIRARLRRRSQLYTFGCLKPTTTEELPYPLQGPGYSRTVFCNQPQLHEKNSLFYCKNDISTTKYNVITFLPKALFEQFRRVANIYFLLAACLSASPISPFSPLSMIAPLAFVVGLSMVKEALEDSRRFFQDVKVNRRKVCLHIGNGTFGLRSWQKIVVGDVVKVEKDQFFPADLLLLASSYEDGICYVETMNLDGETNLKVKRSLEATLFLDNDEAFKDFSATIFCEDPNPNLYTFIGNFEHENQVYPLDPSQILLRDSKLRNTDHVYGVVIFTGHDSKVMQNSTKSPSKRSTIEKKMDYIIYTLFTVLILISFISSIGFVAKTKYQAPTWWYLRPDNIEYQFDPGKIGLAGMSHLITALILYGYLIPISLYVSIEVVKVLQATFIDQDIQMYDDETGTPAEARTSNLNEELGQVDTILSDKTGTLTCNQMDFLKCSIAGTAYGVRSSEVELAAAKQMASDLEEPDMDMSNFSIPKESKVPWENITVDEESELGIVANSKNDEDQDQRTSIKGFGFEDDRLMNGNWMKEPNANVLLLFFRILAICHTAIPELNEETDICTYEAESPDEGAFLVAAREFGFEFYRRTQSSVVIRERFSASGQLVQREYKILNLLDFTSKRKRMSVIVRDEEGNIILFCKGADSIIFDRLSKNGKMYLDATTRHLNEYGEAGLRTLALAYRELDDQEYSDWNNKFQKAKTAVGADREAMLDQVSDVMERELILVGATAVEDKLQKGVPQCIDKLAQAGLKIWVLTGDKMETAINIGFACSLLRQGMRQICITMNSETNDSKEVIKGNILNQITNASQMIKLEKDPHAAFALIIDGKTLTYALEDDVKLQFLGLAVGCASVICCRVSPKQKALVTRLVKEGTGKTTLAIGDGANDVGMIQEADIGVGISGVEGMQAVMASDFSIAQFRFLERLLVVHGHWCYKRIAQMICYFFYKNIAFGLTIFYFEAFTGFSGQSVYDDWYMILFNVVLTSLPVISLGVFEQDVPSEVCLQFPALYQQGPKNLFFDWYRILGWMGNGLYSSLVIFFLVIIIFYDQAFRANGQVADMAAVGTTMFTCIIWTVNCQIALTMSHFTWIQHLFVWGSITTWYLFLLLYGMLPPKYCKSAYKILVEVLAPAPIYWTTTLLVTITCVLPYLAHISLQRCSHPMDHHIIQEIKYYKKDIEDQHMWTRERSKARQETKIGFTARVEAKIRYFRSKLQKKQQQSSVGSSVGSLSPL